A segment of the Pedobacter faecalis genome:
TCTGCGCATGATGACCGCCCTTTACTCTGCTCTTCTTGGAGGTGAATACATCCCAGATGGAGGGACTTTTACCATCGGTTCCGCAGCTCCCTTCGTTCTGAAACGCTGCAGTGGACACTCCCCATTGGAAATCAGCCCCAAAATACGCTCTGCTTAGCTCATCCATGTCTGGCTACTATAGTTTCCAAAATATTTCTCGTCTCATCAGGGTAGTCGACCGTTATCCGATCATTGCTTTCAAGCCAGGCACTGAGTACGTCACTATGTTTGCTCTTGAGGCTCTTCATAACCGGAACCCCCATTTCCATCAGCGCCGCTGCATTTAAATGCTGTTCATATTGGCCTTTCATAGGAATCACCAGCAGCTTTTTTTTCATAAACAGCGCTTCTGCCGGCGTCTCAAAACCTGCGCCGCATAGTACGCCTGTCGACATGGCCATACTGGCCGTAAACTTTTCAGAATTCACCGGCTGGATACTTACATTCTTAACAACGCGGCTTTTTTTGTTGTGTTTGGAAAACACCTCCCACTGCACATTCTTATAGACCGTAAGCTGCTTTATCAGGCGTTCATCATCGTAAGCGGGCAGATATACTGTATAGTAGCTCTTATCTTTCAACTCCTTCTCACGCACTGCTTGCCTGATCACAGGGGTGAAAACATTCTTATTGTATCGCTCAAAATGGAATCCATAGTGCACGCTGGCTGGCGCGTAGTTATTCAGGATCAACCTGCCCGTAGGATCGGCATGCGAAGCTTTCGGCGCATTTGGTGCGATAACCGCCGCCTGGTGACTCAGGCCGATACATGGTTTGTTCTGGAAGTAGCAGGCCCAGGCAGAAACGGGTTCAAAATCATTTATAATGAGGTCATACTCGTGAACCGGAAGGGATCGGATGGCGCTTCTCAGGGCGCGCAGATCGGCTTTTACGATGGTTTTCCACAGATTTACGCCGCCTGTCTTTCCGAAAATAAAGCTCATGCCTTTTAATTTGTATCGGACAGGAAAGGGAAGTTCCAGATCGCCCTGAATGCCGCTGACCAATACATCCACCTCTCCCATCTCACGAAGGAGCGGAACAATATCCATTGCCCGGCTCAAATGACCGTTGCCCGTGCCCTGCACGGCATAAAGTATCTTCATTATGCGTTAACCCGCAAATGAAGCCCTGATAATCTGACGCAGAAACACCTCCTTGAAGAAGTCGATGAGCAGAAACGGGTTAAAAATGGTAGCCATAATCGATCTGTTTTGGTCGCAAGCTAGCGTTACTGTGTAAACACTACATTTAGTTAATGTGAAGTTTTATCTCCGAACCCTTACGGAATCTGAAGCTGCTTGTGTCTTGATCTTTATTTGGAATTGATTTTTCTTTGTTGCATTTTTGTAACGCTTATAGAGAAAGACGGAGGGATTAGACCCTGCGAAGTCTTAGCAACCTGTACTTACAAGGTGCTACATTCTACTGGAGCCTTCTTTGCTCCCGAAAGATAAGTTAACTGGTAGCATTGGCTAGAGCACATTCAGCTAAACTCCGCAACTTTCCATTAAGCTTTGTATGTAATCAGTTCGGCACTTGTTTTGGCGCTGCGCCACTATCAAAAATAGCTTTTTACATGCTCATATTGTGTAACCCGTTAAATGAATATTAGAGAAGAACTAGAGAAACGTATTTTAATTATCGACGGTGCGATGGGCACCATGATCCAGCGATATACCCTGACTGAGGAAGATTTCCGGGGGGAACGTTTCAAGGATCACCCCTGTGATGTAAAAGGTAATAATGACCTGCTCAACATCACCCGGCCCGACATCATTAAGGCCATCCATACCGAATATCTTAAAGCCGGTACGGACATTATTGAAACCAATACTTTCAGCACGCAGCGCATCTCTCTGGCCGATTACCAGATGGAGGAGCTCGACTATGAACTAAGCTTCGAGGGGGCTAAAATTGCCAAGGAAGCGGCCAATGAGTTTATGGCGGCAAATCCGGAGCGCAAGTGCTTTGTGGCCGGTGCCATTGGCCCGACCAACCGGACGCTATCCATTTCACCTGATGTGAACGACCCTGGGTTCAGGGCCATTAGTTTTGACGAACTTGTAGATGCGTATGACAGGCAGGTACGGGGACTGGTAGACGGGGGCGCCGACGTATTGTTGATTGAGACGATATTTGACACGCTGAACGCTAAGGCGGCGATTTTTTCTATAAAGAAATATGAAGCGGAAATTGGCCGCAAGATAGAGATCATGATATCCGGAACCATTACAGATGCTTCAGGGAGAACCCTGAGCGGACAAACCGCTGAGGCCTTTCTGAATTCGGTAATGCATGCTAAACCTTTAAGTATAGGGTTTAACTGTGCGCTTGGCGCAAAAGACATGCGTCCGCATATTGAGGAGCTTTCAGCTAAGGCGGGCTGTTATGTTTCTGCCTATCCGAACGCCGGACTCCCGAATGAATTTGGGGCGTACGACGAGACACCGCATGAAACTGCTCACCTGGTTGAGGATTTCATACAACATGGTTTTGTGAACATTGTGGGTGGTTGCTGCGGCACCACGCCCGACCATATCGGCTGCATTGCTGAAAAAGCAAAAGGCATTGCCCCGCGAAAAATCCCTCAGATCCAACCGTACATGAGGCTTAGCGGGTTGGAACCTGTTACGATTACACCAGAAAGCATTTTCGTTAACATTGGCGAGCGCACAAACATCACGGGATCACCTAAGTTTTCCAAACTCATCCTGAGTGGTGATTTTGAAGCGGCCTTGTCGGTAGCCCGCCAGCAAGTGGAAGGCGGCGCCCAGGTTATTGACGTGAACATGGACGAAGGAATGATCGACTCTGAAGCAGCCATGACGAAGTTCCTGAACCTGATCGCTTCGGAACCGGACATATCAAAGTTGCCGATCATGGTCGACTCCTCGAAATGGACGGTTATAGAAGCCGGACTAAAATGCTTGCAAGGCAAGGGCATTGTGAATTCCATCTCTTTGAAAGAGGGCGAGGATAAATTCCGGGAAAGTGCCCGGAAGATCATGACGTATGGTGCGGCTGTGGTAGTGATGGCTTTTGATGAACGGGGACAGGCCGACAATTATGAAAGAAGGATCGAGATCTGTAAGAGATCTTACGACATACTGGTTAACGAAATTGGCTTCCCCGCTGAGGACATCATTTTCGACCCGAACATTCTGACGGTGGCGACGGGCCTGGAGGAGCATAACAATTATGCGGTCGACTTCATTAACGCAACGCGCTGGATTAAAGAAAACCTCCCTTATGCTAAGGTTAGCGGTGGGGTTTCCAATATATCCTTCTCATTTAGAGGCAACAACACTGTAAGGGAAGCCATGCATTCTGCTTTTCTCTATCATGCCATAAAAGCGGGGCTTGATATGGGCATTGTGAATGCCGGTATGCTTGAGGTGTATCAGGAGATTCCGCCTGAACTGCTTGAAATGGTAGAGGACGTTCTTCTGAACCGGCGGGATGACGCCACGGAACGGTTGGTAGAATACGCTGAAACCATTAAATCGAAAGGCAAAGAGGTGGTGCGCGATGAAACCTGGCGCAGAGGAACGGTAGAAGAGCGCTTGTCGCACGCCCTTGTTAAAGGGATTATCGAGTACCTGGATGCCGATGTAGAGGAAGCCCGGCAGAAATATGACCGCCCGATTCAGGTGATAGAAGGTCCGCTGATGGACGGTATGAATATTGTCGGCGACCTCTTTGGCGCTGGAAAAATGTTTTTGCCCCAGGTGGTAAAGTCGGCCCGTGTAATGAAAAAAGCTGTGGCTTACCTGCTCCCGTTCATTGAACAGGAAAAGCTTGCCAACCCGGATCAGGATCAGAATTCCTCGGCCGGAAGGGTGCTGATGGCGACTGTTAAAGGCGATGTGCACGACATTGGAAAAAATATAGTTGGTGTAGTGCTTGCCTGCAACAACTTTGAGATTGTTGATATGGGTGTGATGGTGCCTGCACAGGACATTATCAAAAAGGCCAGAGAGATCAACGCAGATATTATCGGTCTGAGTGGCTTGATAACGCCTTCTTTAGATGAGATGGTCCATTTTGCCAAGGAGATGGAGCGCGAAGGGTTTTCGATTCCGCTGATTATTGGCGGGGCAACCACCTCGCGTATCCACGTAGCCGTAAAGGTGGCACCAAACTACTCCGGCCCTGCTATCCACGTCCTCGATGCGTCTAGAAGTGTGACCGTATGCAGCACGCTGATGAACCAGGACACGCGTGACGATTATATAGCAGGCATTAAAGCTGAATATGAGAAGGCCCGTGAAGCACATTTGAATAAGCGGCCTGACAAACGGTATAAGACCTTAGAGGAAGCACGTGAGGGTAGTTTCAAATTGGATCTGGATCAGGTTGCGACAGCACCCCGGTTTTTAGGAACAAAGGTATTTGAGGACTATCCGCTGGAAGACCTGGTGCCTTATATCGATTGGACACCGTTTTTCCATACATGGGAACTTCGGGGCAGTTATCCGAGAATTCTCGAGGATGAGGTAGTTGGCGACGAGGCGAAAAAGCTGTTTGAAGACGCTCAGTTGCTGCTTAGACGCATTGTAGACGAGAAATTGCTGGCTGCTAAGGCGGTAATTGGTTTTTGGCTTGCCAATGCGGTTGGCGATGATATTGTACTGAATGTTGACGGAGAAGAGGTCGTGATCCACACACTTCGTCAGCAGGCCGAGAAAGCAGACGGTCAACCGTACTATGCGTTGTCGGACTTTATTGCACCTAAAAGCACGGGAATACAGGATTATTTCGGGGGCTTTGCACTCACTGCCGGTATTGGCTGCGATGAACTGGTAGCAAGTTTTGAGGCGAATCATGATGACTACAACAGCATCATGGCGAAGGCGCTGGCCGACCGACTGGCTGAGGCTTTTGCAGAGCGTATGCACGAACTGGTGCGCAAGGACTACTGGGGCTATGCAAACGAGGAATCATTCAGCAATGAGGAACTGATCAAAGAAGAATACGTGGGTATCCGCCCTGCACCGGGTTACCCGGCCTGTCCGGAACACACTGAGAAAGGCACATTGTTTAGCCTCCTTGAAGCTGAAAATAAGATTGGCCTTCGGCTCACAGAGAGTTACGCCATGCATCCTACTGCGGCAGTTAGCGGATTTTACTTTGCCCATCCGCAATCGAGGTACTTTGGCCTGGGTAAAATAACCCGCGACCAGGTGGAAGATTATGCGGTGCGAAAAGGCATGACTACCGAAGAAGCAGAGAGATGGCTGGGACCGAACCTGGCGTATTAATCCATATTTATAGACCGACCAACCATGAAAATTACCGACCATATAAAAAACGCAAACGGCAGGACGCTGTTCTCTTTCGAACTGCTCCCACCTGTTAAAGGAAGAAGTATAGAAGAGATATATAAAGCTATTGATCCTTTAATGGATTTTAAGCCGCCCTTTATTGACGTAACTTACCATCGTGAGGACTACATCTACAAGCAGCACGACAGCGGTTTGCTTGAAAAGGTTTCCTATCGCAAACGCCCGGGCACCGTAGCCATCTGCGCAGCGATTATGAACCGTTATAAGGTAGACGCTGTACCTCACCTGATTTGCGGTGGATTTACGAAAGAAGAAACCGAGAATGCGCTGATTGACCTGCAGTTTTTGGGTATCGACAACGTGCTGGTACTAAGAGGTGATGCCCGGCACGGGGATTCCTCGTTCGTACCAACCCCGGGGGGCCATGCCTACGCTACGGAACTGCTTCAGCAGGTGATGGATATGAATAGCGGAAAGTACCTGCATGAAGATCATTCTGCTTTTAAGACAGACTTCTGCATTGGGGTAGCCGGTTATCCGGAAAAGCATTTTGAGGCGCCTAACCTGAAAATAGACTTCAAGTACCTGAAGCAGAAAGTGGAGATGGGTGCAGAGTTTATTGTAACCCAGATGTTTTTTGACAACACCAAATATGTTGATTTCGTAAAACAGTGCCGCGAAAACGGTATTCATGTACCCATTATACCGGGGCTAAAGCCGATCACCTCTTCCAAGCAACTGATCAGCTTACCTAAGATTTTCCATATTGACCTGCCGGAGGAACTCACGGAAGCAGTGTTGGCTTGTAAAGACGAAAAACAGGTGAAAGAGGTTGGCATTGAATGGATGATCCATCAGTGTAAAGAGTTGATTAAAGTTGGTGCGCCGGTTTTGCATTTTTATACCATGAGTAATCCGGAGCCAACCAGAAAAATAGCGGAAGCGGTTTTTTAATATTTGTGGAATACTCTTTGTATCTTTCGTATCCATCAACACGAAAGAATATGAAAAGACTGGCGATCATTGCTTTTATTTTTATAGTGAGCTCCGTGGGCTGCACCACCATGAAGCCGGGAACAATCAGTAATGGTGGACTTTCCGCTTTAGGAGGCACCTGGGAGCTGGTTTACATTTCCGGCCCGAGAATCGCCTTCAACGGATTGTATCCGGCGAAACGGCCCAGCATTAAATTCGATATTTCTGAAAAGCGTTTCAGCGGCAATACGAGCTGCAATTCATTTTCCGGGACACTCTCAGCTGATGATACAACTATTGATTTTACACAACCTTTTATGATGACAAAAATGGCCTGCCCGGGTGAAGGAGAGGCCATTTTCGTTGAAATGCTTCGTAAGGTGAACCGTTATGAAATTACTGCCGATACGGCATTAAATTTTATGACGGGAGATATCACGATGATGAGGTTCAATAAGAAATAAGGATTTCTTTCAGAGACTCAAACTTTGGAGCCATTGCAGTAACCTGCTTTTCTTTCTGCCTAAGCCCGTCGACCTGAGCTGGCACCTGGATATTGGCCCGTTGTTCTTTTGAGAACACCTCCGGAAACTTGCAGGCGTGGGCAGTGGAAAGAAATACTGCGGCATCTTCCTGCTCACTTGAAATATACTGTTTTCGGTGCTCCTGTATAGCCAACCAGGCGATCGCGGTATGCGGACAGGCAATATAGCTGTATTGCTCATATAAAGCGTCCATACCTTTAAGGGTTTCTTCGTCGGTAAACCGGTAACTTGTAACCAGCTTTCTAATAGCCTCAACGTCCTGGTCAAACATATCCATAATTCTTACCCAGTTACTCGGTGCACCTACGTCCATGGCGTTGGCATAGGTTTGAACGGATGGTCGCGCATCATAAACGCCGGTCTGAAGGAAGCGCGGAACAGTATCATTTACATTGGTAGCCGCGATAAACCTGCTCGCAGGAAGACCCATCTTTGTGGCGAGCAAGCCTGCTGCGATATTACCGAAGTTGCCGCTTGGGACAGAGAATATAAGATTCGTTTTCCCCTGCCTTTTCAACTGCGCATAGGTATAAAAATAATAGAACGTTTGCGGGATGAGTCTTGCTATATTGATGGAATTGGCCGATGTAAGCCTTAGATGATTATTCAGTGCTTCGTCGGCAAAGGCCTCTTTAACCAGGCGCTGACAATCATCAAAGGTGCCCAGAACCGATATTGCATGGATATTCTCCCCGTTTGTACATAGCTGCAGTTCCTGTATATCACTTACTTTACCTTCCGGATATAAGATTGTTACCCTGGTATTGTGAACGCCCAGGAAACCCAGCGCCACTGCTCCGCCCGTATCGCCTGAAGTGGCGACCAGAACATCCAGCGTTTTCTCGCCGTCCTTAAGAAAATAACCCATCACACGGCTCATGAACCTGGCGCCAAAATCCTTAAATGCCAGAGAGGGGCCATGAAAAAGCTCCAGCACATAGGTCTGCTCATCAAGTTTTACCGCTGGTGCATCAAAATCAATAGCGTCATCTATAAGCTTTCTAAGATCCGATGCCGGGATGGCTTCCTGCAGAAGTGAAGAGGCTACATGAAAGGCGATATCGCGCAGACTGTACTGATCAATCTGATCCAGGAAAGCACTATCGAGCTTAGGAATATGAATCGGCATGTACAAGCCTTTGTCGAGCGGCATACTATTAAATACCGCGGTTTGGAAATCGACGCTCAGGTCGTGATTATTGGTACTGTATAATTTCATGATGCTGCTTAGTCTAGTATTATCGGTCCTTTTTTGTTCATCTCGGAAACAAAGGACAGGCTGTTGATGTCGAGTCCTTTTAGATGATCCTGAAGCTTTTGTGTAATCTGCCGGGCCGTATCTGCGTCTTTAGTAAGCGCGAATACGGATGGCCCGGATCCGGATATACCAAAACCTATACCGCCTGCTTCCAGGGCCATCGACTTCATCACTGCGAAGTCCGGGATCAGGATGGCGCGGGTAGGCTCCACGAGCACATCAGTCATACTCCTTCCGATCAGCTCATAATCGTTCATAAAAAGTCCGCTGACAAGTCCGGCTACGTTGCCCCACTGCGTTACCGCGTCTTTCAGCTGAACTTTGGCACGGATCATTTGCCTTGCGTCTTTGGTGGGTACGTCGACTTCGGGATACACTACCGCCGCATGCATGCCCTGCGGGAAAGGCAGGCTGATGATATCAAGCGGCTCATAACTTCGGATCAACACGAAGCCGCCCATAAGTGCCGGAGCAACATTGTCTGCATGCCCGTAACCACATGCCAGTTCCTCGCCTTTCATGGCGAAAGGCACGAGGTCACGATTGCTCAGCTGACTGTCAAACAAGGTATTGATTGCAAAGAGTCCGGCTACGGTACTTGCCGAACTGGAGCCAAGGCCGCTGCCGATCGGCATTTTTTTATGCAGTTCAATATCGACCCCAGTGTCGGGTTTGCCGATATGCCGGAGGTAGTGCTGTACACTGGCACTGACGGTATTCTTCTCGGGATCTAGCGGCAACTTACCCTCGTCGCCAGTGATCTTAGATATGGTCACCCCGCTGCCGCCAGTAAGACGCATCACGACTTCGTCGCCAGGCTGATTTACCGCGAAACCAAGCACGTCGTAACCACAGACAACATTGGCTACGGTAGCGGGAGCGAAAACTTTTACAGATTGTTTCATGTATAAATTATATGTCTTTCTAAATCTTATCTTTTTCCGACGTTGATGATATCTGCAAATACACCAGCGGCAGTAACTTCTGCTCCTGCGCCCGGACCCTTTACGACCAGCGGCCGGTCTTTATATCGGTTTGTGGTAAAGGAAATGATGTTGTCACTTCCCGAAAGCGTAAAGAAAGGGTGACTTTCATCCACCATCTGCAGGTTGATGGATACCTTGCCTTGCTCCAGCTTACCTATGTACCTGAGCACTTTATTCTCTGTGGCAGCCTTGGTTTGGAGCTCCTGGAAATACGCTGCGTTTGTTTGCAGTTCCACATAAAAGTCCTCTACGCTTTCCGCGGCCATACATGAGGCTGGAAGCATGTTTTCCAGTTCAATATCTTTCTCTTCGAGCGCGTACCCGGCATCGCGGGCCAGGATCAGCATCTTGCGCATAAAATCCTTGCCATTCAAATCGTCGCGCGGGTCTGGCTCAGTATAACCTTTTTCTTGTGCCTCGCGGACAACCTCGTGAAATTGTGTGCCCGCTTTATAGTTGTTAAAAATGTAAGAAATGGTACCCGAAAGAATAGCCTCAATGCGCATAATCTTATCGCCGCTCAGCATTAGATCCTTGAGCGTCCGGATAATAGGGAGACCTGCACCTACATTGGTTTCATAGAAAAAGTCGACCCCGTATGTCCGTGCCGCCTGCTTAAACGAGGCATATTGCTCGTAGTCCGAGGAATTACCGATTTTGTTGCAGGTAACAACCGAGATGCTCGATTGGAGCACGTCGAGGTAATGGTTAATCGGGTTCTGACTTGCCGTATTGTCTACAAACACACAGTTGGGCAGGTTCATCGACTTCATCTTTTTGATG
Coding sequences within it:
- a CDS encoding glycosyltransferase family protein produces the protein MKILYAVQGTGNGHLSRAMDIVPLLREMGEVDVLVSGIQGDLELPFPVRYKLKGMSFIFGKTGGVNLWKTIVKADLRALRSAIRSLPVHEYDLIINDFEPVSAWACYFQNKPCIGLSHQAAVIAPNAPKASHADPTGRLILNNYAPASVHYGFHFERYNKNVFTPVIRQAVREKELKDKSYYTVYLPAYDDERLIKQLTVYKNVQWEVFSKHNKKSRVVKNVSIQPVNSEKFTASMAMSTGVLCGAGFETPAEALFMKKKLLVIPMKGQYEQHLNAAALMEMGVPVMKSLKSKHSDVLSAWLESNDRITVDYPDETRNILETIVARHG
- the metH gene encoding methionine synthase, which translates into the protein MNIREELEKRILIIDGAMGTMIQRYTLTEEDFRGERFKDHPCDVKGNNDLLNITRPDIIKAIHTEYLKAGTDIIETNTFSTQRISLADYQMEELDYELSFEGAKIAKEAANEFMAANPERKCFVAGAIGPTNRTLSISPDVNDPGFRAISFDELVDAYDRQVRGLVDGGADVLLIETIFDTLNAKAAIFSIKKYEAEIGRKIEIMISGTITDASGRTLSGQTAEAFLNSVMHAKPLSIGFNCALGAKDMRPHIEELSAKAGCYVSAYPNAGLPNEFGAYDETPHETAHLVEDFIQHGFVNIVGGCCGTTPDHIGCIAEKAKGIAPRKIPQIQPYMRLSGLEPVTITPESIFVNIGERTNITGSPKFSKLILSGDFEAALSVARQQVEGGAQVIDVNMDEGMIDSEAAMTKFLNLIASEPDISKLPIMVDSSKWTVIEAGLKCLQGKGIVNSISLKEGEDKFRESARKIMTYGAAVVVMAFDERGQADNYERRIEICKRSYDILVNEIGFPAEDIIFDPNILTVATGLEEHNNYAVDFINATRWIKENLPYAKVSGGVSNISFSFRGNNTVREAMHSAFLYHAIKAGLDMGIVNAGMLEVYQEIPPELLEMVEDVLLNRRDDATERLVEYAETIKSKGKEVVRDETWRRGTVEERLSHALVKGIIEYLDADVEEARQKYDRPIQVIEGPLMDGMNIVGDLFGAGKMFLPQVVKSARVMKKAVAYLLPFIEQEKLANPDQDQNSSAGRVLMATVKGDVHDIGKNIVGVVLACNNFEIVDMGVMVPAQDIIKKAREINADIIGLSGLITPSLDEMVHFAKEMEREGFSIPLIIGGATTSRIHVAVKVAPNYSGPAIHVLDASRSVTVCSTLMNQDTRDDYIAGIKAEYEKAREAHLNKRPDKRYKTLEEAREGSFKLDLDQVATAPRFLGTKVFEDYPLEDLVPYIDWTPFFHTWELRGSYPRILEDEVVGDEAKKLFEDAQLLLRRIVDEKLLAAKAVIGFWLANAVGDDIVLNVDGEEVVIHTLRQQAEKADGQPYYALSDFIAPKSTGIQDYFGGFALTAGIGCDELVASFEANHDDYNSIMAKALADRLAEAFAERMHELVRKDYWGYANEESFSNEELIKEEYVGIRPAPGYPACPEHTEKGTLFSLLEAENKIGLRLTESYAMHPTAAVSGFYFAHPQSRYFGLGKITRDQVEDYAVRKGMTTEEAERWLGPNLAY
- the metF gene encoding methylenetetrahydrofolate reductase [NAD(P)H]; its protein translation is MKITDHIKNANGRTLFSFELLPPVKGRSIEEIYKAIDPLMDFKPPFIDVTYHREDYIYKQHDSGLLEKVSYRKRPGTVAICAAIMNRYKVDAVPHLICGGFTKEETENALIDLQFLGIDNVLVLRGDARHGDSSFVPTPGGHAYATELLQQVMDMNSGKYLHEDHSAFKTDFCIGVAGYPEKHFEAPNLKIDFKYLKQKVEMGAEFIVTQMFFDNTKYVDFVKQCRENGIHVPIIPGLKPITSSKQLISLPKIFHIDLPEELTEAVLACKDEKQVKEVGIEWMIHQCKELIKVGAPVLHFYTMSNPEPTRKIAEAVF
- a CDS encoding META domain-containing protein, producing MKRLAIIAFIFIVSSVGCTTMKPGTISNGGLSALGGTWELVYISGPRIAFNGLYPAKRPSIKFDISEKRFSGNTSCNSFSGTLSADDTTIDFTQPFMMTKMACPGEGEAIFVEMLRKVNRYEITADTALNFMTGDITMMRFNKK
- the thrC gene encoding threonine synthase, with protein sequence MKLYSTNNHDLSVDFQTAVFNSMPLDKGLYMPIHIPKLDSAFLDQIDQYSLRDIAFHVASSLLQEAIPASDLRKLIDDAIDFDAPAVKLDEQTYVLELFHGPSLAFKDFGARFMSRVMGYFLKDGEKTLDVLVATSGDTGGAVALGFLGVHNTRVTILYPEGKVSDIQELQLCTNGENIHAISVLGTFDDCQRLVKEAFADEALNNHLRLTSANSINIARLIPQTFYYFYTYAQLKRQGKTNLIFSVPSGNFGNIAAGLLATKMGLPASRFIAATNVNDTVPRFLQTGVYDARPSVQTYANAMDVGAPSNWVRIMDMFDQDVEAIRKLVTSYRFTDEETLKGMDALYEQYSYIACPHTAIAWLAIQEHRKQYISSEQEDAAVFLSTAHACKFPEVFSKEQRANIQVPAQVDGLRQKEKQVTAMAPKFESLKEILISY
- a CDS encoding homoserine kinase, encoding MKQSVKVFAPATVANVVCGYDVLGFAVNQPGDEVVMRLTGGSGVTISKITGDEGKLPLDPEKNTVSASVQHYLRHIGKPDTGVDIELHKKMPIGSGLGSSSASTVAGLFAINTLFDSQLSNRDLVPFAMKGEELACGYGHADNVAPALMGGFVLIRSYEPLDIISLPFPQGMHAAVVYPEVDVPTKDARQMIRAKVQLKDAVTQWGNVAGLVSGLFMNDYELIGRSMTDVLVEPTRAILIPDFAVMKSMALEAGGIGFGISGSGPSVFALTKDADTARQITQKLQDHLKGLDINSLSFVSEMNKKGPIILD